CTGAAGGGGTGAGGGTCtcctggagagaggaggaaTCACGTTTCCAGTCAAAGCCAATGTTTATACACAGTGGTTGCCTCAGGAAGACAGCAAGGACGAGATACCCAAGGTGCATGCTGAGACTgatcctcctgcctgcctgggagGGACAGAAAAACCCACATGTCCCCACCAAGAGCCACGAGAGATCAGAGCTGCCAGAAATGACTCCACAAGGGGAACAAAGAGTGaaatggggagaagaaaattcttGTTCTTAGCAGGCCTGAAACACCCCTGCTGTGGTCCTCCCCACTCCAGAAGCAACATGTGTTTCTCCTGCAGCCAAAATCTTACACACTGAAGGAACCTGGTGGCTCTGGATTCCCCATGGTGACAAGTGTCTCATGCTGGTCTGATATCCCAGTGGGGTCCTCCCATCCACCATGAGAAATTCTTGCTCTTCTGCACTCCCCTGATGGActatttaagattttaaattttgccCCACTGAGATTTTACACCATCCCTCTGGGGACATTGCTATTTCTTCTGGAAACAGATGGGGCCTATGTTTCTAccatttctctcctttccttcctctgccacctAGAACCAGCACCTGTCTCCCATATCCCCAGAAATACAAGGAACTTGGTTGTGCAGCAGCCCTGACTGTGTGTCCTGTTCTGGCAGAATAACCTGGAACTCCAGAGAGGAACCTGGCTCCAGCAACAACTTTAGAATCTAAAAAAGTCTTAATCAAAActctgcaataaaaaaaaaatcagcagcatcagcagcatCATCATCTGCATTTTCCTTATCTCCTAAGAAATACGGGCACTGCACAACCTCAGAGGGAAAAGGGGATCCCAGGAGATATGGATGGTTCCAAGATGCACTCAACCTCACTCAGACAAGGCAGTTCTCTCTTGGGAGTATTCTGGGAGTCCATCAccacagagctggctgcagcttGTCCTTCCATGCACCCAGGTTGGACAGCAAGGGATCATAACTCTCTCCCATTCTAGGCTAcacaacagaggaaaagcaaatgcagaatgATTAAGACTTATGCCTTTCCAAAGCGAAGGGTAAAGGGGATAGACCAGCCTCTCTGATGCACTGTCCTGTGCAACTTCTTGGGCGTCCCTCCTTCCTTGATGCTTGTGTCTCCTCTCCCACCAATCTCAAGCCCTTGGCTGGGCTGGCCTCTCCTGGCTCCTGCACAGTGTCTAGCCCCAAGCTCCTGTCAGCACACCCCAAGGCTGCAGCTCTCACAAACACAATGGTCAACACCACCAAATCCTGCTAGAACCAGCTGTCCCACTCAGCCCCCCCCAAAGGAGATATTTCAGGACTCAAGACGTGAAGATCATGCCACACTGTCCTATTCCATCTCATAAACCAATTTCTTAAAAGCTCATTGGGAAAACCAAAACCTGCCTTTCCACTTAAAAGTACTCTTTCCATTctcagtttcttaaaaaaaaaaaaaagatctgcatTTATCCTTTCCTTACTTGTATCCTTTAAGAAACAAACCAGACAAgctatttttaccttttccatagaatcatagaataatttaggttgaaCAGGACCTCCACAGATCACCCATTCTAAGTTCCTGCTCAGAACAGGACTCATTAGATCAGGCTGGACACAGCTGTCCCTATAAAGCCTTGAAAATTTCCAAGGCCAGAGCCTGCACAATATCACTAGAAAACCCATTCCAGTACTTGAGAATTTCCAAGTGCTGGCTATACTTTTGTAAGTCATCTCAGAGTGCAGTAGGTCTgctttgccacaagggcacactgctggctcacctTCAGACATTGGCCACCAGGCATTCCCTGCCTTCCCAGGTGTCTCACCTATAacctctgcctccagcacagTCCAAGCTACATCAAGCAACTGAATTGTGCCTGTCCACAGAGGAACTGATTTCTCCTGACTCTTCCTTTGGAGGAAAACCCCATGGTGAGCCGTCTCTCCCTTCCTTTGAAGACCAGGCCAGAGGCAACAACGAGCCAGCAATTTCCTCTGCTGACTTGGGATAAGGCCTGGGTAAGATAAGTCATTCACAGCATGAGGCTGTGCCAGAAGCCATGCCAATGAGCACGTAAAGAACTCTTCCCTGAGCTCCCTGCATCCAGAGAGTGCTTCCAGCTCTCCAAGCCTAGCTGTGgccaaagaaacacagaaagggTGAACATGTTAACTGAGCAGGTTATTTCATGCCTTCTGCCTCTACATGACTGCCCAGAGGTCAGAACAGCAATGTTGACTATATTagaggatgaggaagaagaaaaggaagaagtgctTGGACTAATGATTATAAAAGATTATAAAATCTAGAGGTAAGAAAGGATGATGGGACAGCATGGCCCATGCAGTGATGGATCCTTGGCTCCCAGGAGTCATGAGCGTAGCCATGGGCAGAAACATCTTTCAATAGATCCGTGACTCAAAGCCCTTCCAACCTGACTTTAGTTTATTAAATAATTCTAGAAAAGAAGGTCTATAtggtctctttttctttcttcctctaaaaATCTATGTAAACACAATACGTCAAAAGGAACTTGCAGATATTACAAAAAGAATGGAGTCCTAGAGCTCCTTTTACACCCTTTggttcttaaatgaaaacaatgttgactCTCCGCAGACACAGTGAAGTTTGCAGGGCTAGGAGCAGATGGAGCCCTTCCTGTTGCCAGGgtcataaaaaaagaaaaccaccagaaCGCCCCAAGCTGACATCACTTTCCTCCACTGGAGCCCTCTGGCACTTAGTTTTTGTCTTCTGCACATGCTGACACATCCTTGCCCTGAGAATCTTGCGGGCTTTCATCTGAGCGCTTGAAACAGTTGTCCATGATGGAATGGGCATGACATAAACCAGGAAATGCAAAGGCAGTGCAGAGTAAAACAGCAACACATCCCTGGGATGTTTCTGTTCATTAGAAGCATGTAGGAATATTGTCACTTGTGCAGAACTTACCTTTGGGCTTGAGGCAGTGTTAGACCCATATAAAGACAGATAACCTGGCTGCTCACTCTATCACTTCTGTCACCTCCTTCTCCTTGCGAACCAGGTGAGTTGGAACCCCCTTTCTCATCCATTTCCTCCTCGGGATGTGGTCTTGCTTTCAAGGACATTTTAGTTGATACAGGCTTCTTGATCTTATGTTACTGCTCTGTGCTCATGGTCGTTGAGGAGAAAGAGCCTGTCATGGAAATAGGCTGAGGCTGGGCTGAGGTAGGCTTTTGGCTGCAGGCTAGGCAGGAGCATCCCTGGCCTGGCTGCTATCTGAAGGACCCCCTTGGGCTGAGGCAATGAAGCCTCTGTTCCCTCCTGCAGAGCCTCAACGACCCAACCAGGCAGGTGTCTTGTCTGCCTTTTGGTGGGATTGCAGGCTGTTCCTGAAGGTGACTTGcttcttccctgccctctcGCCCAGGTGCATTGCCAGCCTGGATGCATGTCCTGCTCCAACAAGTGCCAGCCATGCCAGCTGTGTCCGCCCTGCTCGCCCTGTGTCCCGACCCCGCTGGCCAACAGCTACAACGAGCCCTGTGTCAGACAATGCCAGAACTCCACCATTGTCATCAAGATCTCTCCTGTGGTGGTGATTCTTCCTGGCCCCATCATCAGCTCCTTCTCACAGAACACACACGGGACTCTCCACAtctgctgctgttggcagcatcctcagctctcAGGGAGTGCCCATCACCTCTGGGTGCTGTGACCTCCCTGCATCACCAGCTGCTACTGTAGCAGCAGAAGGGGCCCCCCTTGCTAAAGCCACCAGTGATAGACCAGACAAGGACCTCCAGGAACCCAGAAGATCATGCCAGACTGAACAATGCAGATGCTAGCCATTGCTATGAGAGGGACTGAGCATGCCCCACTCCTCCTGCATGGGGTGTCAGCCCTTTGGAAAGGGCCATCCTGAGCTATATGAAAATGCGGCCAATGCTTCTCGTTCCTTTACCCCACTCTCTCCTTaccctccttttcctttgttgttttctgCTCCCCCGGCCATGAGGCCCACCAAAAACTGCTTAGGGGAGATCTacctgcctctctccctctgtggGGCACCCAGAGGAGTACCCTGTGGGAACTCTTCCTTGATCATGGGACATTGACTCTAGGCTGTCCACGGTGACACTTTCACTGTGGCCCTGCCTCGCAAGCCTGCCTCTGGCTCTGTGCATGATCATTTCCTCTCTGGATGCTCTCTAAAGGTATCCAGGGAGAAAGGAGATAAGCTAGGAACGAACAAATGGGTAAGCAAGCATACCCTTTCTCATTTCTAGAGAACTGGGAGGGTAGGACACACTGCCTGTTGGCCTCCTATAGCCAGGGTCCCTTGGAACTGAGGACAACATTCCTGGCTACTCCTCAGCCAGTGCCCACCAGCCCTTGCCTCGCTGCACTTCTGCCCAGAAATATTCACTTTGGCATCAGAGCATGCCCCACAGATGGTGATCCCAACTCGTACTGTTTTCAAGGGAGGTATCCAGTGCTGCAAGAGGCCCTGGGAGGTCAGCAGCCGCACAAGAAATCAAGGCAATTCCTCTTGCTCTAggtggagctgtgctgggggagaagACCCAGAGAGAAAATGACGATGAGGATCAAAAGAGAACAGGGTACGAGAAATCGACTAGAGCACagagcctcctcctcctcaccttctCACCCATCTCAAGAAGTAAGGGGCATGCTATGCATCCAAGGGCAACGATAGCTAGGGCAGatcccctcttcctctgccacacCATGCAGTGCCCTGTGCGGCCCAGCGGGTGGTTGCACAGATTTGCAAGGCTGAGGTGCCTGGCGGACTGCACATCCCCACCTCCCATCAGAACGAGCACCTCCAGGACAAAAAAGGTTTCTTGCATGGGCCTAAAAGAAGACACAGGTGAGCGACTGACCCTTCCTCCCATGGTACTGTAGAGAGAGCACCGACCAGAACAGCCCATGCTCTCTCTTTGCAGCTCACGGCAAGTACAATCCCATCCTGGCGCGCGAGGGAAGAACAGTTCCACGGCAGAAGCTCTCTCAccaccttctcttttccctcagGCCACCaaccccagcccctctcagaaAGAGGATCTCTGGGTGCAGATCTCTGGGCGCGTAGGGGAAATAGGGCTGCCACGGGAGTGCTGAGGGCCTTTGCCCACAGCTCAGCCTTGCACAGAAGGgcctcctgccaggctgccaAGAGAAGAGAACTGTACTGGGCCCCTTCTCCTAGGTCCCTCCTCCCCTGAAGCCTACCGCTCGTGGAGAACAGCCTTTGGTGCTTGAACCTCAGAAATTTGGGCCTACAAAGACAGCCGAGATCATCTGCACTGACCTGCCTGTGAGACGTTGAGAGGGAACGGGCTGGGAAAGAGAGTCAGTGAGGGGCTGGATGGTtggggaaagaaatgcaaggtgGAGGGGGTCTGAGGCAGCCAAGGGAGTGGGTGTTTCTTCTCTGTCACCAGTTGTCATGCAGGACTCCCTAGCAGAGtcagaaagagctgaagagagcaggtgtcgtggtttagccggcagctcagccccacacagtcgctcgctcactcccccaccggtagatgggggagagaatcagaagggtaacgctcgtgggttgggataagaacagtgaaataattaaaattaaaagaaacaacaacaaaaatgcaacgtaaagagaacaacgagaggcgtgAAACCCggtgtgggggggaggggaagggagaggggagaggggaggggaatgaaccgccaaaacaaaccgcacgcgacgcaaccgctcaccgcccgccgacccaaAGCCATGCCTCCTCTGAGCCGCAGATTGCCCACCCTtgatatactggtcatggtgtcacatggtatggaacgaacatgccattggccagtcggggtcagccgtcccgGCCGTGGCcttgcccctcccagcctccctccgacgcggcagagcgtgggaagctggaaaggttgTCGAcaccctcaccccccaccccggaggagaattaaccccttctcagccaaaaccagcacagcaggtcATCAACAGAGTAGCTCCCATTCACGGCTTTCCTCCCGCGCAGACTGTGGGGACTCCTTGTACATTTGAGGCTACGGCAGGAGGTTTGGTGAGCTGTGCTCTGCCCATGGCTCTAAACCTGCCACTGGTTCCCAGGTACACAAGCACAAAGGCCACCTGACATCACTGCCCACCGTCCTCTGAAGGGAACAACAGTGGGAGGAAGAGACTGCTCCTGATGGCATAGataggaagcaggaaaaaaagaaaagcatggcaATGTAAAAAGCACACATGGCACTTCTAATTACCATAGTTGTTGCAGAACCAGGAAGACCTTGGCTGGCTTCCAAACACACCCGGCTGATCTCTCACGCTCCCTCCTCCACAGGACAGAAGGAGATAGTAAGGAGAAAGTAAGGTGAAAGTAAGGCTGTGGGTCAAGGTAAAGACAGGGGGATTACTAACCAAATGCTGTCACCCTTAAAGCAGGCTCGACTTGGGGAAGATTCATTTAACATAGTGCCAATTACAAATAGAgcaggatggtgagaaacagaCCAAAACCCTCTAAAACACCTCCATGCCCACCTCTTTTTCACAGCCTCGACTTCCCTCCTTCGTTCATggctctctctctcctccacccGCAAGCAGCACAGTGTAATGTGGAATGGGGGAGCGTTGTGGCAGGACACAACAGTTCCTTCCTGCCACTCTTTTCTcctcacatttttctctgctccagcatgagtccttcccatagGCTGCAGTCTTTCAAGACCAGCTCCATCATAGGTCCAGTCCACGGCCTGCAGTCCTTCTGGATAAGACTGCCCCAGCATGGGGGTCCTCCAGGGCCCGCAGTTggtgccaggagcctgcttcaGCGTGGGCTCTGCACAGGCCACAGTTCCAGCAGGGGATATCCACCTGGTCCAGCacggggtcctccatgggctccTGGTCCAGCGCGGGATCCTCcatgtggatatctgctccaccgtggTCTCTCCCACAGGTTGCCCAGCAATCTCTGCACCATtgcctgaagcacctcctcctcctcctcctccctttcctctggcCTTGGTGTTTGCGGGACTGTTTCTCAAATGGTTTACTCTCTCCATTCCTCATTTCCTGTGTAGTCTTTTGCCCTTTCTCTAAGATGTGTTAGCCAGCATTGCTAACGGGCTCAGCGTTGTGCAGCAGATAGTCCGTGTTGGAGCCGGTTGgaactggctctgtcagacatggcGGTAGCCACTGGATTCTTCTCACAGGGGGCACCCCTGcacccttcccccccacctcccaaagCCTTGCCACAGAAACAGGCTGCAGTGGGTCCAAGGGAGTATGAGGCACAGTTAGAGGGATACGAATTCCAAGAGAGAGGAACCAGTCCAGGCTTCAGTAAGGCATGGATGGAATGCTGAATAAGCTTAAGATAAATGGTGTTATTCCTCACGCTTAAAGATTTTGAATAAGTGCTCTAATATGACAGCTATCTAATGTCCTTGAACTTGAGTTTGAAAGCGGCTCCCATGGGAAGGGCAGTCAGGCCTGGCTGaagcctcccagcagcaccacctgGACATGATCTCAGCAAGGTCAACAAAGGGAGAAGGGTGGCCCTCGGTTACACTGCCTCTAAGCTGGAGCAAAGACAAGGCAGACTAGGGTGGAGGACGCACTTAGGTCCCTTACAAGGTACCTGCAGCCTCTGTCACAAAGAGGGAACTTGCCTGACCTCCCtcatgaaacagcagcagagtttCTGCAATTGGGCCCTGAAGCACATGTCCCTGCCTTCCTAGACACAGGTGCTGTGCCCTCAGATTCAGGTTTCTGTGGGGAGCATGGGACTCCTGGTGCTTCAACACCAAAGGCGTCCTCAGCTGCTTGACTCTCCCTGTGCCACCCAGAAAGTCAGTCCCACGTCTCACAGCAGAGCATCATCTGGACCCTGGTTCCTTCACTCCAGTACCCACTCGGTGCGAGGTCGTAGGCCCTGCCTCACTCAGCACCAGGCTGAGTGGTGGCATTGGCGTGGACATGAGGAGCCTCTGTCCCGCCCAGTCACCAGCAACACTGCCTCGTCAGGGGATACAATGCCAGGATAACGGCCTGCATAGGCGGGCAgcctttcttgctctttctccccGTATGTAAAGCAAGAAAGGGAGGACGCGAGAGGGCACAAGGGACTGCATTTTGGTTCTCTGAGCAGCTCTCTGCCAGGCCAAAGGCACCACCGTTCAGCTGCAGATGGGCTCCTTCTGGCAAGGGCAacgtgctgctctgcagttctcCTGGACGCACCACGGGACAGTCCCCCTGCTGTGACCTGCGCACGTCCCCATGATGAGGCTCACACAAGTACAGGCTGACCGACATGTGCTCGTGCATGCCTCCATGGGAGCACGCAAAAATCTGTATGCTCACGTAACGCAAGCCAGGAAAACATAGACTcgtcaaggttggaaaagaccccaaAAGATCACCAAGTCCGACCGTCAATCACCAAGTCCACATCAGCAACTGTGGACTCTGCTGAGCAGATGCTGGGGGCTAGATGTGACATGACCTCTCACATGGGAGCCTTTGTGCATCCGGACAAGAAACATGAGAGCGATGCCCATTTCCTGCAAACTTTGCCACAAACAAGCCCACAGGTATGACCCAGGTGCACACCATCACCTGCCTGCACGGCAGGCCGCCAGCACTTGATCTGAGTCTTCTGCCTGCGCTGACGTGTTTCTATCCTGGAAATCCTCAGGCCTCTCATCCCAGCACTTACAGAAGCCTTCATCTGGGAAAGCACGTGGCGTAAgccaggaaatgaaaaggcagcagtgcaggaagccAGGACACAGCCCGTACCATTAGCCGGGATGGTCCGCATTTGACGTgagcttttcagaaaattattacttcCCCAAAGGGTGCCTCTGGGCCTCAGGCAATGCAGGTCTACTATAAAAGGCAGCCCAACTCTCTGTCGTCTCATCCACTTCTCTCgcctccttctccttgggaATCAGGTGAGAGTGAAGCCtcgtctcctcctcctcctcctccttcaggatCAGGTCTTTCCTTGATGGGTGCCTCAGCCGATATGGGCTGTCCTAGCCCAGGGCTGGGAACTGATTCtcatgggagagggaaggggagaggaggtcTTCCCGAGAGAGGGGCTGGGACTTAGTTGAGGTGGCTCGTGGCCTTTGGGCTGGGCAGCGCGTGCTGGGCCAGGAGGTGCCTTGGCTCCACTGTGGTTGGGTGCAGTGCTGCCCCTCATGTatccctgtgctctgcttcttccctgccctctctcccagGTGCACCGCTGGACCAGAGACATGTCCTGCTACGAccagtgccagccctgccagccctgctcgcCCTGTGGCCCGACCCCactggccaacagctgcaatgagccctgtgtcaggcagtgccagaactCCACCGTCGTCATCCAGCCCTCCcccgtggtggtgaccctgcccggccccatcctcagctccttcccacagagcaccgtTGTGGGCTCGTCCACCtccgctgctgttggcagcatcctcagctgtGATGGAGTGCCCATCAACTCCGGGGGCTTTGACCTCTCCTGCATTACGAACCGCTACTGTGGCAGCAGATGTCGACCCTGCTAAAGCGGCTGGCAACAACTTTGGCCAAGAACTTCCAAGACCTCAGAACATGGTGCTGCTGGACAGGAGACAGAGCTTCAGGGCACTGTACTCACCTCCTCGGGCCACTGTTTTGCTCTTCTaatcccttctctctcttctttacctttcctgtCACCGCCTCCCCACACCAGCCTAGCGGGGACTTGTtggcctccctccctctgcagggTGGGCAGATGGACACCCTGCAGGAGCTCCACCGCATCTTAGTGGCTGCCCCTGTGGCTGCTCTCTGTGAAccacctccttttcttcttcggACTCATTAAAGTTGTGCTGCATCCAAGCTTGGGCCTCCGagtcctccttccttctgcGGCAGCTCTTCCAGTCTGCTTAGGGAAGAGGTGGAGCAAGGGGAGGGTGGGACTCACCGCAGTAGATTTTGGTGTGTGCCCTTTCCCCTGGAGCTAACAAAGACAACCCTGGCTACTCCACAGCCAATGGCTATCAGCGAGAGCGTGGCTGCAAAGGGCGGCAGGAGTGGGGAATGGGAAGACAAGAATGCACACGGACAGcccacagcctcctctccaCCTTCCCCTCCACTACATTGCGCCATCTAGAGCCCGTGGCCGGTACACATGGCCACAGGCAGGTGAGATAGTGACCTCATATAGCCCTTCAGCACCTGGCAGGgcccagctgctctccagatAGGCAGGGCTGAGGTAATGCACAAGTCAGGATTAGTATCGGCCACACTCCCTGCGAAGCCAACACCCCCACAAGGCCCTCACGGCTTGTTTCAGCTGTCCACCTTCCCTGCGCAGATGCCTTGTGGCGCAAATGACTGTTAATGCTAACATCTAGTTATGCTTCTCAGTTATACTTTGAAAGTTCCTTTTGGACCTTGGCCTTCAGCCGCAGGCAATGCTCTAAATCCTGGCATCCATCCGTGGTCTCctgggagcagaaaaggaaCTCCTGGAGGCACTGCTTGGCGCACAATAACATCTCAGGCACACAGCGCCCCACGAAGCGTGTGAGGTTCCACTCAtgcccttcctgccctcagGTCGTGGGCTGACCACGGAGGACCTCACcccggagcaggtggatgtacCGTGAAGGACACTGTGACCCCGTAAAGAGCTTGCACTGGAAGAGGTTCCTGGCAGGAACTGCCCTCCTGCGGAGAGAAGCTCACGCTGGAGTAGGTcctctggcaggagctgtgaccccgtgggggacccatggTGGAGCAGCCCGTGAAGAAATGCAGCCCGGTGGAAGGACCCACGTTGGAGAATTTTGTGAAGGACCTTCTCCCGTGGGTGGGGCCCCACCGTGGAGCAGGGGAGCAGCgtgaagaggaaggagtggcagagactaTGTGTAACGCAGAGTCCGCAACCCCCCTCCCCATTCAGAGGTGAGGCTCACAGGACAGTAGCTCCCCAGGttctcctttctacccttttcaAAGATGGACAcactctttcccttcttccactccccagggacttcacctgactgccatggcCTTTCAAGACCATGGAGAGTGTCTTGGCAGCTACaccagccaattccctcagggctctgggatgcatctcatcaggtgcCATAGACTTGTGGATGTTCCGGTTCCTCAGGTGGTGGGAGGGGCTTTAGCCCCCTCGTCTCCATCCTGCGGTCCATTGGCTTGAGAGGGTTGAGGAGAGAGGCTACCAGCGAAGACTGAGGCAagaaagttgttgagtacctcagctcTCTCCTCGTCTCTTGATACTAGGCAACCATTCTTGTTCAGCAGGGCGGGTGCACtttctttagctttctttttctggctgtcgtacctgtagaagccctttagttattctttgcatcccttacCTGTCCCCGCTTCCACTGCTTCCACTGCTTGCGCGGTTCCCTCTTGCTCattagtttgaccagcatatCTCAGCTCAGCCGtactggtctcttcccttccttgcctgatttcttacacctggcaACTGCGAGCTCCTGTGCTCTATGGAATGCACCTTCCAAGGTCTGCCGGcacttctgttcccttgtccctgaggacctcttcccagggggtcctgctgactaactccttgaagagctggaaggctGCTTTCTGTACGAACCTTCCCACGatcaaaaaatccccaaacttcCACCAACGGCACCAGCGTCTGAGCCAGGTGTTAATCGGGTGAATAATCAGTGAGAACATCCAAGGGCAACGATAGCTAGGGCAGatcccctcttcctctgccacacCATGCAGTGCCCCGTGCGGCCCAGCGGGTGGTTGCACAGATTTGCAAGGCTGAGGTGCCTGGCGGACTGCACATCCCCACCTCCCATCAGAACGAGCACCTCCAGGACAAAAAAGGTTTCTTGCATGGGCCTAAAAGAAGACACAGGTGAGCGACTGACCCTTCCTCCCATGGTACTGTAGAGAGAGCACCGACCAGAACAGCCCATGCTCTCTCTTTGCAGCTCACGGCAAGTACAATCCCATCCTGGCGCACGAGGGAAGAACAGTTCCATGGCAGAAGCTCTCTCAccaccttctcttttccctcagGCCACCaaccccagcccctctcagaaAGAGGATCTCTGGGTGCAGATCTCTGGGCG
The DNA window shown above is from Phalacrocorax aristotelis chromosome 23, bGulAri2.1, whole genome shotgun sequence and carries:
- the LOC142067740 gene encoding feather keratin Cos1-1/Cos1-3/Cos2-1-like yields the protein MSCYDQCQPCQPCSPCGPTPLANSCNEPCVRQCQNSTVVIQPSPVVVTLPGPILSSFPQSTVVGSSTSAAVGSILSCDGVPINSGGFDLSCITNRYCGSRCRPC